The following nucleotide sequence is from Allocatelliglobosispora scoriae.
ACGACCCGCGCGGCGTGCCGATCGACGCGATCCTCTTCGGCGGCCGCCGCAAGACCACGATCCCGCTCGTCACCGAGGCGCGCGACTGGGTGCACGGTGTCTACATGGGCGCCACGCTCTCGTCGGAGACGACGGCCGCCGCCGTGGGCCAGGTCGGCGTCGTCCGCCGCGACCCGATGGCGATGCTGCCCTTCATCGGCTACAACGCCGGTGACTACTTCCGGCACTGGATCGAGATGGGCAAGGGTGCCGGGGACGGTGCCGGGCAGTCCGCACTGCTCCCCAAGATCTTCTATGTCAACTGGTTCCGCCGCGATGCCGACGGCGGCTTCCTCTGGCCGGGATACGGCGAGAACTCCCGCGTGCTCAAGTGGGTCATCGAGCGGCTGGAGGGCACCGCGGCGGCGGTCGACACCCCGATCGGCTACGTGCCGACGCCGGAGTCGCTCGACCTCGACGGGCTGGAGATCACCCCCGAGCAGGTGCGAGCGGTGCTCGCGGTCGACAACGACGAGTGGCGTGCCGAGATCCCGCAGGTCACCGAGTGGTTCGAGAAGTTCGGTGACAAGCTGCCGGGCGTTCTCTGGGCCGAACTCGACGCTCTGAAAGCCCGCCTGGGCGTCGAGTGACTTATCCGACCGTGCCCTGGACACGAAATGTCCGGTAGCAAGCGTTGATCCCTGCGCTGGATAGCGCATAATCCCCACGTGCAGGTATCCGCGCGTGGGGATTATGCGGTCCGGGCGGCGTGCGAGTTGGCGTCGGCCTATCCGACGACTCTGTCTGCCCAGGCACTGGCTGATGCGCAGGCGCTGCCGCGCAAATTTCTCGAGGCGATCCTCGCCGATCTGCGTCGGGGCGGGGTGGTGCTCGCCATCCGGGGTGCGGAGGGCGGCTACTGCCTGACCCGCCCGCCGGCCGAGGTGACCGTCGGGATGATCCTGCGGGCCGTCGACGGGCCGCTGGCCGGCGTCAGGGGCCACCGGCCGGAGCAGACGGCCTACACCGGCACGGCGGAGCACCTGCCGACGCTCTGGGTGGCTGTTCGCGCCGCCGTTCGCGGGGTCGTCGATGAGGTCAGCCTAGATCAACTGGTCAGGGGCGAGATCCCCCGGAGCATCGTCGCGTTGACCGAAGCACCCGACGCCTGGCAACCGCGCTAACACCGGATCGGGATTAGGTCTATCCTGCGGTGGATGAACGTGCGTGACCTGGTCTATTCGGTGTACGAGCGGCGGCTCACCGCGAAGCTCGCGGGCAAAGCGCGTCCCAAGCACGTCGGCGTCATGTGTGACGGCAACCGGCGCTGGGCTCGGGAGATGGGTTATGTCGACCCCAACGACGGCCACCGGGTCGGTGCCCGCCGCGTGATCGACATGCTCAACTGGTGTGACGAGGCGGGGATCAAGCACGTCACGCTCTATCTGCTCGCGACCGACAACCTGCGCCGGCCGGCCGCCGAGCTCGATCCGCTGCTCCAGATCATCGAAAACCTCGCGACCGAGCTCGCCGAGGAGGGAAACCCCTGGCGGTTGCGGATGGTCGGCGCGCTCGACCTGCTGCCCTCCTCCAACGCGGCCGCCCTCAAGGGTGCCGAGGAGCGCACGGCGGATCGGATCGAGGGCGCTCAGGTCAACATCGCCGTGGGCTACGGCGGGCGGCGGGAGATCGCCGACGCGGTCCGGTCGCTTCTTCAGGAGCATGCGAAATCGGGCGGCACGATCGAGGAGCTCGTGGAGGTCCTCGACGTCGAGCACATCGCCGAGCATCTATACACGAGGGGCCAGCCGGATCCCGATCTGATCATCCGTACCAGTGGTGAGCAGCGGCTCTCCGGATTCCTGCTGTGGCAGTCGGCGCACTCGGAGTTCTACTTCTGCGATGCCAACTGGCCTGATTTCCGGCATGTCGATTTCCTTCGGGCACTTCGAGCATATGCCCACCGACAGCGACGTTTCGGCCAATAAGCATCAATAAAGACATATCAGCGTGGCTCTAGGCGAAGGTGTGCAGAGCCAGCTACTTTGAATCATGGTTGCCTCTGCGACTCAGTCATCACACGACGAACCCAGACACACCTTCGTCCTGGACACCTCGGTCCTGCTCGCTGACCCGGCGGCGGCTTTCCGCTTCGCCGAGCACGAGGTCGTCCTTCCACTCGTGGTCATCAGCGAGCTTGAGGGCAAGCGGCATCACCCGGAACTGGGCTGGTTCGCACGTGAGGCGCTCCGGCGTCTCGACGAGCTCCGTGTCCGGCATGGACGATTGGACGAGCCGATACGCATCAACGATGCGGGCGGCACGTTGCGGGTCGAGCTCAACCACTCCGACTCGGCGAGCCTGCCGATAGGGCTGCGCAACGGCTCGAATGACACCAGGATCCTCGCGGTCGCCCTCGGGCTCGCCGCGGACGGGCTCCGGGTGACGCTCGTGAGCAAGGACATGCCACTGCGGGTGAAGGCGGCGGCCGTCGGCCTGCCCGCCGACGAGTACCGGCACGGTCAGGCGGCCGATCCGACCTGGTCCGGGCTGGTGGAGGTGGGGATCGGTGATGACGATCTGCAGGCGCTCTACAACGGTGAATCCATAGATCTGGACGGTGCGGCGGGGCTCCCTGTCCACACTGGACTCGTGCTCAGCACCGGCCGGGCCTCCGCGC
It contains:
- a CDS encoding isoprenyl transferase, whose amino-acid sequence is MNVRDLVYSVYERRLTAKLAGKARPKHVGVMCDGNRRWAREMGYVDPNDGHRVGARRVIDMLNWCDEAGIKHVTLYLLATDNLRRPAAELDPLLQIIENLATELAEEGNPWRLRMVGALDLLPSSNAAALKGAEERTADRIEGAQVNIAVGYGGRREIADAVRSLLQEHAKSGGTIEELVEVLDVEHIAEHLYTRGQPDPDLIIRTSGEQRLSGFLLWQSAHSEFYFCDANWPDFRHVDFLRALRAYAHRQRRFGQ
- a CDS encoding RrF2 family transcriptional regulator, with protein sequence MQVSARGDYAVRAACELASAYPTTLSAQALADAQALPRKFLEAILADLRRGGVVLAIRGAEGGYCLTRPPAEVTVGMILRAVDGPLAGVRGHRPEQTAYTGTAEHLPTLWVAVRAAVRGVVDEVSLDQLVRGEIPRSIVALTEAPDAWQPR